From one Bacteroidota bacterium genomic stretch:
- a CDS encoding aldehyde ferredoxin oxidoreductase C-terminal domain-containing protein codes for MTFDIESLKKKHKQLAEWQYTHTPAEKGYTDKTLYINVSNNEIKEKDIPQSMKEKFIGGKGYGLRYLWDATKPDTKWNDPENEIIISGGPICGITQYSGAGKSLVVSISPQTNSVMDSNVGGYFGPFLKISGFDALELQGKSEKEIIIYLDGINHKVEIYEAPDEAIDSHVLAEQLTEMYADNEKDKKNIAVISAGQAADNSLIGMLNFSFYDLRRKTVRLKQAGRGGIGTVFRDKKIKAIVAKVAGVKGNLNNVVDLKAISERGRRFNKEMRDFDEEQNEMKAKGTAHLVNIMNDYDLLPVNNFKYGSHKDANKIHSEVYKKFFTQGLPDGCWIGCNMACAKGVDNYELRSGPYKGDKVLVEGPEYETTSSLGSIMGIFNPDFTIESNFYCDTYGICTITWGTTMGFLMECFENGILNEERTGGIKLNFGNADGAMELLHQVGRGEGFGKTAGLGVRKCKEIFAKNKWGDADFLNDIGMENKGLEYSQYVSKESLAQQGGYALTNKGPQHDEAWLIFMDMVNNQIPRFEDKAEALHFFPMFRTWFGLVGLCKLPWNDVEPAGNAETDEPAKVPEHLDNYVTIYNAVTGANEDIDSLVRQSERVYNFQRIFNLRRGYGIRKYDAQPYRAAGPVTVEEYESRQERYDKQLKEILDVNPEGKTTVEKVAILRKYKESEYEKLLDAVYLRRGWNSNGVPKTEFLKEIEMDLPELLEVIEPYQ; via the coding sequence ATGACATTTGATATTGAAAGTTTAAAGAAAAAGCATAAGCAATTAGCTGAGTGGCAATACACACATACTCCAGCCGAAAAAGGTTACACAGATAAAACCTTATACATCAATGTTTCTAACAATGAAATAAAAGAAAAAGATATTCCCCAGTCAATGAAAGAAAAATTTATTGGTGGCAAAGGTTATGGCTTACGATATTTGTGGGATGCTACAAAACCCGATACAAAATGGAATGACCCTGAGAATGAAATCATTATTTCAGGTGGTCCTATTTGTGGAATCACTCAATATTCAGGAGCAGGAAAATCATTAGTCGTAAGTATTTCACCTCAAACAAATTCTGTAATGGACAGTAATGTTGGAGGTTATTTCGGACCTTTTTTGAAAATTTCAGGATTTGATGCTTTAGAATTACAAGGGAAATCTGAAAAAGAAATCATAATTTACCTTGATGGAATAAATCATAAAGTTGAAATTTATGAAGCACCTGATGAAGCAATCGACAGTCATGTGTTAGCAGAACAACTTACAGAGATGTATGCTGATAATGAAAAAGATAAAAAAAATATTGCAGTTATTTCTGCAGGTCAAGCAGCCGACAACTCATTAATCGGTATGCTTAATTTTAGTTTCTATGATTTAAGAAGAAAAACCGTTCGCCTAAAACAAGCAGGACGAGGAGGTATTGGAACTGTTTTTCGTGATAAAAAAATTAAAGCCATAGTAGCAAAAGTTGCAGGAGTAAAAGGAAATCTAAATAATGTTGTTGACCTTAAAGCCATTTCAGAAAGAGGAAGACGTTTTAATAAAGAAATGCGGGATTTTGACGAAGAGCAAAATGAAATGAAAGCCAAAGGTACTGCACACTTGGTAAACATAATGAATGATTATGACTTGTTGCCTGTTAATAATTTTAAATACGGTAGCCATAAAGATGCTAATAAAATTCATTCGGAAGTTTATAAAAAATTCTTTACTCAAGGATTACCCGATGGTTGTTGGATAGGCTGTAATATGGCTTGTGCCAAAGGAGTTGACAACTACGAGCTAAGAAGCGGACCTTACAAAGGAGACAAAGTTCTTGTGGAAGGACCTGAGTATGAAACAACATCATCATTAGGTTCAATTATGGGAATTTTTAATCCTGACTTCACCATTGAATCAAACTTTTATTGTGATACTTACGGAATATGTACAATCACATGGGGTACAACAATGGGCTTTTTAATGGAATGTTTTGAAAACGGTATTCTTAATGAAGAACGTACAGGCGGAATAAAACTCAATTTTGGAAATGCTGATGGTGCAATGGAATTGCTTCATCAAGTTGGTAGAGGAGAAGGCTTTGGTAAAACCGCTGGTTTAGGAGTAAGAAAATGTAAAGAAATTTTTGCTAAAAATAAATGGGGAGATGCTGATTTTCTTAACGATATTGGCATGGAAAATAAAGGTCTTGAATATTCACAATATGTTTCTAAAGAATCATTAGCACAGCAAGGTGGATATGCATTAACCAATAAAGGACCTCAACATGATGAAGCATGGCTAATCTTTATGGATATGGTTAACAATCAAATCCCTAGATTTGAAGACAAAGCAGAAGCATTACATTTTTTCCCAATGTTTAGAACATGGTTTGGATTAGTTGGATTATGTAAATTACCATGGAATGATGTTGAACCTGCTGGAAATGCAGAAACAGATGAACCCGCAAAAGTACCTGAGCATCTTGACAACTACGTTACAATTTACAATGCAGTAACAGGTGCTAATGAAGATATAGATTCATTAGTTCGTCAATCCGAAAGAGTTTACAACTTTCAGCGTATTTTTAATTTAAGAAGAGGATATGGCATAAGAAAATATGATGCTCAACCATACAGAGCAGCAGGTCCTGTAACAGTTGAGGAATATGAATCACGACAAGAAAGATATGACAAGCAATTAAAAGAAATTTTAGATGTAAATCCTGAAGGAAAAACAACTGTTGAAAAAGTAGCAATTTTAAGAAAATACAAAGAATCAGAATATGAAAAGCTTCTTGATGCTGTTTATTTACGAAGAGGATGGAATAGTAATGGAGTTCCAAAAACAGAGTTTCTAAAAGAAATAGAAATGGATCTTCCTGAATTATTAGAAGTCATTGAACCTTATCAATAA
- a CDS encoding phosphotransferase yields MQDAGCKMQDTGCRMQDAGCKMQDAGCKMQDVRCKMQDVRCRMCLPE; encoded by the coding sequence ATGCAAGATGCAGGATGTAAGATGCAAGATACAGGATGCAGGATGCAAGATGCAGGATGTAAGATGCAAGATGCAGGATGCAAGATGCAGGATGTAAGATGCAAGATGCAGGATGTAAGATGCAGGATGTGCTTGCCTGAATAG